From the genome of Marixanthomonas ophiurae, one region includes:
- a CDS encoding NAD(P)H-binding protein, with amino-acid sequence MNKTIAIAGLGWLGKPFALLLQNLGYRVKGSVTSIEKAGTLQRNGLEAFPVEISENGISGEVEALLKDIDCLVIMIPPGLRKNTGADYVAKMTHFLTEIEKAAVQKVIVVSSTAVYSDAQGTVTEKDIPVAENNAAKQLIEVEKLFFTSEKLQTTIVRFGGLLGGKRQPVRYLAGRKNLNNGNAPVNLINRKDCIGILSEIIKKEAFGHIFNAVAPFHPLKKHYYTQKATELNLEPPSYSEEDDLAVYKKVTSVNVPEILGYAFKQQP; translated from the coding sequence ATGAATAAAACTATAGCAATTGCAGGCCTTGGGTGGCTAGGGAAACCGTTTGCCTTACTCTTACAAAATTTAGGATATCGCGTAAAAGGCTCGGTAACAAGCATTGAAAAAGCTGGCACATTGCAACGCAACGGTCTTGAAGCCTTTCCTGTTGAAATTTCAGAAAATGGAATTTCTGGTGAAGTGGAAGCTCTCTTAAAAGATATTGATTGTTTAGTTATTATGATTCCCCCGGGTTTACGGAAAAATACAGGTGCCGATTACGTGGCAAAAATGACGCATTTTTTAACCGAAATTGAAAAAGCTGCGGTACAAAAAGTAATAGTAGTTAGCAGTACTGCGGTTTATAGTGATGCGCAAGGCACTGTAACCGAAAAAGACATCCCTGTTGCTGAAAATAATGCTGCCAAACAATTAATTGAAGTAGAAAAACTATTTTTTACTTCTGAAAAACTACAAACCACAATTGTACGATTTGGTGGATTATTAGGTGGCAAACGACAGCCGGTTCGGTATTTAGCTGGAAGAAAAAATCTGAACAACGGAAATGCGCCAGTTAATCTTATCAATAGAAAAGATTGTATTGGCATTCTTTCAGAAATTATAAAAAAAGAGGCTTTTGGGCATATTTTTAATGCCGTAGCCCCTTTTCATCCTTTAAAAAAACATTATTACACTCAAAAAGCAACTGAATTGAACCTTGAGCCACCTTCTTATTCCGAAGAAGATGATCTTGCAGTTTACAAGAAAGTTACGTCTGTGAATGTTCCAGAAATATTAGGATATGCTTTTAAACAGCAACCCTAA